One segment of Carya illinoinensis cultivar Pawnee chromosome 1, C.illinoinensisPawnee_v1, whole genome shotgun sequence DNA contains the following:
- the LOC122275976 gene encoding peptidyl-prolyl cis-trans isomerase FKBP16-3, chloroplastic, giving the protein MYMTRQDFVIRFRTLRAPRLSRRMASLLLPIGSAFGNSLFANHQAISSDKVRGLVVRCSTLDLKAEASRARELRDEFNVIKRRDVIGLAFGLSSLFTDSFEAKGAGLPPEQKPRLCDDTCEKELENVPMVTTESGLQYKDIKVGAGPSPPVGFQVAANYVAMVPSGQIFDSSLEKGQIYIFRVGSGQVIKGLDEGILSMKAGGKRRIFIPGSLAFPKGLTSAPGRPRVAPNSPVIFDVSLEYIPGLEVDEE; this is encoded by the exons ATGTATATGACACGCCAAGATTTCGTTATCCGTTTCCGAACGTTACGAGCTCCTCGCTTATCAAGGAGGATGGCTTCTCTGTTGCTTCCAATTG GTTCTGCTTTTGGCAACAGTTTGTTTGCCAATCATCAAGCCATTTCCAGTGATAAAGTTCGCGGTCTGGTTGTGAGATGCTCAACTTTGGATCTTAAGGCTGAAGCTTCAAGGGCAAGGGAATTGAGGGATGAGTTCAATGTAATTAAACGTAGGGATGTAATTGGGCTGGCTTTTGGATTGTCAAGCCTCTTTACAGACTCATTTGAAGCCAAGGGCGCTGGCTTGCCCCCTGAGCAGAAGCCAAGACTCTGCGATGACACTTGTGAGAAAGAGCTTGAAAAT GTACCTATGGTAACTACAGAGTCTGGTTTGCAGTATAAGGACATAAAAGTTGGTGCAGGCCCTAGTCCACCAGTTGGATTTCAG GTGGCTGCTAATTATGTTGCCATGGTTCCATCTGGACAAATATTCGACAG TTCATTGGAGAAAGGTCAGATTTACATTTTTCGTGTTGGCTCTGGTCAG GTGATCAAGGGACTTGATGAAGGGATCCTGAGCATGAAAGCAGGAGGAAAGCGTCGAATTTTCATCCCAGGATCA TTGGCATTTCCAAAAGGTCTCACTTCAGCTCCAGGAAGGCCAAGAGTGGCTCCAAACAGTCCAGTCATCTTCGATGTGAGTTTGGAATACATACCAGGCcttgaagtggatgaagagtAA